ATAGATTTTCCAATACAAGTATTTATAATACAGCTTTACAGTTGAGTTGGAAAGTTACAATTTTACCGTTTTACACCCTCCCTCAAACTTATGGGAGAGAAGTTATCATCATATTGCATTAGAAAAGAGCTAAAGACTTCATCACTAATACAGTAACTTGCAATATTGGTTTCAACCAGGCTCAATGAGCGGAAATGATTGGCATAGCTGAAGAAGCAAAATCAGCAAATTAAAGAGCTGAAGGATAGCAGCAAATAAGCTTATTTCAACTAGGAGGAATAAGTGTGTcggttgataggagcattttaatgcggtattttaatagttaattcctcacattttgcttagttaattccttaacgaatcgatttttaactcaatttctattttttaggtacattggagtagatgatgatgaaatgagctgtttggccctaaaatgagcattttggcctgagaaagcgtgtcttggagaaattgagccaatgagaaagcgagctagacaagaaatgaggagtggcagactaaccatctgaacttcaaatgagttgaaactttccagattcattctagaaagcccaaggatcatttcttatgaagagttccagagaaaaatatgagtggaaggccttcaaacaatcagcccaattctctacagaagcaaaaccggaaaactggacctgtaagaggtccagcagcatttccggcccaaccacatggcaagaaattctgaaattttaccacagtaatctacactcatggtggataatttcatatgaagaagtcgaaggcatataatgaagtcttgttggagaaataattgaaggaataaaggggaagaaactgacttgaaaacagctcaacaccacatattcatgtttcccacccacatgaagaaagcatttctttttccttggatacatttttctactctaaaagatcatcatcacttccacatttcttcaccttcatgctttgctttcatcattacctcatcttttacatattttacaaaccactctcatactccactttcattatttttcttcatctcatcatttcactcttctttttcctccctatttaaacaccttctcctctcactctcaatcaccaatttctgaatccataacacaaattccttcatccattccatcttctttgtctctccatttcctttccattttccttttccattctctagttcttagttttgcattttcaagtaaagagaagaagaagaagtagtgaggacatagcctccatcatccatcttgaagacttgcttccaagattcaagattccaacgttcaagctctccatctccatctcccctcacggtgtaattcattctttttccttgtaatgatcttttgttttccttgtttgaattcatatgaacttgtttctagttgttGAGTTAAAAAAATTGCACAAAgtgaaaatgtcacccaacgtaatttcactcgtattcattaacagaatagagtgttaattatttcgggtccgacccattcaagacagaatgtgtctcttaattacaatcccttgttacaagggaacaccctttgattccatttataaagaaaccagtgtgtatttgtttgtttttgcggctgcacccgaattttggaacgggttgcctacgtacccgggaatggatcaagccactcgtagttcaagagttccaatgagtgaatgacccattggaaggcttcgatttttggaataggaatagtgtttaggacgcggttgcatctagattatttgattccagattgcctacatacccttgcgggatcaaaccacatgtagttccagcctttgggatttaaatgggtagatgacccatttatttttggattggTGTTTGAGATATGTTTGagggtttagagcccttgaatttgcatttgggtaatttgggaatgatttgatttttctggtgtttgggtaaatttgactggtggagttagggattcgatttgaatttgtggttgtatctagtgggtcgctagattgcctacataccctgtgaagggatcaaaccattgtagttcatagATGGCGACTTGagctttcttggttttgtaccaaaaggaTATTTTTAGGTTCCGAGGTATTTTTAACGAAACCCGAGCCTGGGTATTTGGAAATGGAACCCATAGCGTCATGCTTTGCCGAATTCTTCCAACGGGCCCAAATTTTGAAATGGGCTTCCTCGCGAATCGTATTCCTCGACTTATGAAGCTTTCTTGACCCCAAACTTAACACGGGGACTTTTGATGCACCGAGGGAAGtctgagtctttttttttttagaatccAGAGACATGCATAAACTTCTATTTTGGGCATCAAATTTTGCTATGGACACCCATGAACTTTCCAGAAACCCAAAGCGCGTCTCACAGGCCCAGTTGCTTTTTTCacttattcttttatttttattttctcacaGCTGCTTTACTTCAATCTCCACTATCCCCAAACCCAGATGAACACGAACTTGGTACGCCATTCTTGCCAAGCCGAAGCGGGGATGGATCTGGAGACAGAAGTCCATTTAGCGATGGAGTTGAAGATGGGCCGCGACTATATTCTTGTCCCAAAGGGATTTCACAGCCTGCAATTGAGATTTCTGTACACAAGTTGGGTGAGGACTTCACTCTTAATTCACTCCTTCGTTTGATTTGTGTACAACAAAACTGAAACTTTCTTCTTGATCCTCTCCATCAGTGGCTCTGGGCTTTGAATCTTGTCTTCTGGTGTTAAAACTTAACCGCGGTGAGTTCGAACAAGGCAAAAGTGCAGTGTTTACTTTGGGTTGCCAGCGAATTGAAAGCAAGGCTCCTGTCTTTGACTCCAAGTACGTGTCTGAGCTAGAGAGATCCCTTGTTTCCACTGATGAGCTTCAATTAATGCTCTTCctttcccttcttttttcttttgcaggTGCTATAAGGAAGACACGCATAGACTATTGCTGACATCGAGAGTAAGTTTTGTTATCAGAACATTCACTTTCTTCTATGTCCTTTTGCTTTGTGCTTTTGTCAATTTCTGCAATTGTCTTATTGATTTCAATTAATTGAAACCTGCATGCTCAAACCAGAGCCACCGCCAAGCTTTCTTTGACTTTTCAAACTTGATTATAAAACCAATGCCAAActaatcttcttttttttctatgACGGCACCTCATCAAGTTTGTAATTTGGTTGTCTCATATCATTGTTAATTAAGCTTTTGAATTGTGCCTGGCTTGATTGAACTTCCCCACATGGCCTGCAGTATTCCAGAACACACATTTTTTATATTGCTTTGTACTTTTGTGAACTTCCGGAATTGCTTTGTTGACAATGACCAACACTTGGGTTAGATTAGAGTTTCACTTGCTAGAGACTTTACTTCTCTTAGTCTTCATGACAGCACCGCTTGGATTTCTTGTAGCAATATTGGCTTAAAACTTACTGCAGCCTTTGAGtagttgaatttgatttttaccCAAGGACAAATGATCTTGACGCTGTAGCAATTCACCATAATCAAGCTTTGAACTTTGTTTTACTATTCCACCTCATGGCTTCTACTTTGTTTCTTCTGTTTACAATTGTTTGCACCTCGACATATCGTACCCGAGAACGCGGGCTTGTCATTTTGCTTTTGTCATTCTCGTTGTACTTGTGCAATTTGATGGAACTCTCTCCTCTGCAAATGTCACCAGAACATCATTCTTGCTCCCTTTTCTTTTGTATCTTCTGTTTTGTACTTTGGTAACCTCTGTAATCGACGTTTGATCTCATTTGTTCAATGAAGACGTTGCTTTTTATTTGTATCACCAACTGCTGCAATTTCAAGGCTTTTGTTAACTTGACAAaaccttattattattattttttatgcaGGTACAAAACAAGTACAGGAGCTGTGGTGTCATAAATTCCAGAGTTCCAGACTTTTGATTTCAATGGCGAGTCTTCTGTCCCTTTTCTCTTAGTTTCTTTGCACCGAAAACAATTTCTTTGTGCTTTGTCAACTCCCATTGCTGCAACTTTAAGGGTTTTAAATTTGACAAACCCTTTTGTGCAGGTACCAGGCGAGGACAGCAGCTGCAGTCAGGACTCCAAAGCTT
Above is a genomic segment from Rosa chinensis cultivar Old Blush chromosome 3, RchiOBHm-V2, whole genome shotgun sequence containing:
- the LOC112193850 gene encoding uncharacterized protein LOC112193850; the protein is MNFPETQSASHRPSCFFHLFFYFYFLTAALLQSPLSPNPDEHELGTPFLPSRSGDGSGDRSPFSDGVEDGPRLYSCPKGISQPAIEISVHKLVALGFESCLLVLKLNRGEFEQGKSAVFTLGCQRIESKAPVFDSKCYKEDTHRLLLTSRVQNKYRSCGVINSRVPDF